From a single Carassius gibelio isolate Cgi1373 ecotype wild population from Czech Republic chromosome A18, carGib1.2-hapl.c, whole genome shotgun sequence genomic region:
- the LOC127934723 gene encoding sarcospan, with the protein MGSGTSPMGSTGGGNATAGKEKKGQAETGGSVLEEAQKCCGCRFPLLVALLQLLLGIAVAAVAFLMVAISSSLLPRETPHWAGIIMIVVSLLGFVLFCITRVPDERATTQFIVKLLYFFLCTMGMVISAVVIAFQCYHYALTNSYSCKEMGENCLCTLDPEDPIARTFIYSGVTDCSAIVSTLPIYYLLQMVLNLAQAIVCLVGAFLVWKRRYQVFFAGLQTGSPSTQNWQNV; encoded by the exons ATGGGGTCGGGGACGAGTCCGATGGGGTCGACTGGAGGAGGCAATGCAACCGCTGGCAAGGAGAAGAAGGGACAAGCAGAAACTGGAGGCTCAGTGCTGGAGGAAGCCCAAAAATGTTGTGGCTGTCGCTTTCCTTTGCTGGTCGCTCTGTTACAGCTTCTGCTGGGCATCGCAGTAGCAGCTGTGGCCTTCCTAATGGTTGCCATTAGCTCCTCTCTGCTTCCTAGGGAGACTCCCCATTGGGCCGGCATTATT ATGATTGTGGTTTCTCTGCTGGGATTCGTCCTCTTCTGCATCACCAGAGTGCCCGATGAGAGAGCGACGACTCAATTTAttgtaaag CTTCTGTACTTCTTCCTGTGCACGATGGGGATGGTCATTTCTGCAGTGGTCATTGCCTTCCAGTGCTACCATTATGCCTTGACTAACAGCTACAGCTGCAAGGAAATGGGGGAGAACTGTTTGTGCACTCTGGACCCTGAGGACCCCATCGCCCGCACCTTCATCTACAGCGGTGTGACAGACTGCAGTGCTATCGTAAGCACTCTACCCATCTATTACCTTCTGCAGATGGTGCTGAACCTGGCTCAGGCTATCGTCTGCCTGGTGGGGGCCTTCCTCGTATGGAAGCGCAGGTATCAGGTGTTTTTCGCTGGGCTTCAGACGGGATCTCCTTCTACCCAGAATTGGCAGAATGTTTAG
- the LOC127934721 gene encoding class E basic helix-loop-helix protein 41-like, with protein sequence MDERIPRMQGRQFLDHADFLGVEYSSLYMCKSKRGLKREEGKDAYKLPHRLIEKKRRDRINECIGQLKDLLPEHLKLTTLGHLEKAVVLELTLKHLNALTAVTEQQHQKIVALQNGERSLKSSLQADLDAFHSGFQACAKEVLQYMNKVENWTAREQMCTRLINHLHKVSAQFQPGAGIPQQPLPGDDAPERDGQRDTQANCVPVIQRTQNLELNENDTDTDSGYGGEAEKGDGKFEKGCDTAKGVKIKQEFGDERVTKKAKMNWSANSASDSANTRPDLALMNSLIGMTGVGGQQTPFCMPFYFINPSAASYMPLFDKSHLEKLVYPAAAAAALTTPFPWLYPGIPTHTSAAAAAAAAIAFPSAPTDKTSGFNAASLKDDEPPSPDGDLSNEADLASSVSGDHHGSESDAIHQPQRNENDGT encoded by the exons ATGGATGAAAGAATACCGAGAATGCAAGGAAGACAGTTCCTGGATCATGCTGATTTCTTGGG ggttGAATATTCGTCTCTCTACATGTGCAAATCCAAAAGAGGGTTGAAGAGAGAGGAAGGAAAG GACGCGTATAAGCTACCACACAGACTGATCGAGAAAAAGAGGAGGGACAGAATAAATGAATGTATTGGACAGCTGAAAGATTTATTACCAGAACATCTGAAACTCACG ACTCTAGGTCACTTGGAAAAAGCGGTAGTTCTTGAGTTGACGCTGAAGCATTTGAACGCTTTGACAGCCGTCACAGAGCAACAGCATCAGAAGATCGTCGCTTTGCAGAACG GGGAGCGATCATTGAAGTCCTCCCTCCAGGCTGACTTAGACGCCTTTCACTCAGGCTTTCAAGCATGTGCCAAAGAAGTCCTGCAGTATATGAACAAGGTGGAGAACTGGACGGCGCGCGAGCAGATGTGCACGCGACTCATCAACCACTTACACAAAGTTTCCGCGCAGTTCCAGCCGGGCGCGGGGATCCCGCAGCAGCCGTTGCCAGGCGACGACGCTCCAGAGCGGGACGGGCAGAGGGATACTCAAGCCAACTGCGTCCCTGTCATCCAGAGGACTCAGAACCTCGAGCTTAACGAGAACGACACGGACACCGACAGCGGATACGGAGGAGAGGCAGAGAAAGGCGATGGAAAATTCGAGAAAGGATGCGACACGGCCAAAGGAGTAAAGATCAAGCAGGAGTTCGGAGACGAACGTGTCACCAAAAAAGCTAAAATGAACTGGTCTGCAAACAGTGCATCAGATTCCGCCAACACCCGGCCGGACTTGGCGCTAATGAACTCTTTAATTGGAATGACGGGTGTTGGTGGACAACAAACTCCTTTTTGCATGCCGTTTTACTTCATAAACCCGTCTGCAGCATCGTACATGCCTTTGTTTGATAAGAGTCACTTGGAGAAGTTGGTGTATCCAGCAGCGGCGGCGGCGGCGCTGACCACCCCGTTCCCGTGGCTTTACCCCGGGATTCCCACGCACACCTCCGCAGCAGCCGCAGCTGCTGCTGCCATCGCTTTCCCCAGTGCACCCACCGATAAAACCTCTGGATTTAATGCAGCATCCTTAAAAGATGACGAGCCGCCATCTCCCGATGGTGACCTGTCCAACGAGGCTGACCTGGCCTCTTCTGTGTCTGGGGATCATCATGGCTCAGAGAGTGATGCCATTCATCAGCCCcaaagaaatgaaaatgatggTACATAA